In Lysobacter sp. FW306-1B-D06B, the sequence CGCTGGGCGAAGTGGCGATGGAAGCCGGCTCGCACGTCTTCCAGCAGCTGCGCGGTGCGGTCGCCTCGCTGCACGCGGCGGGGATCACGCACAACGACCTGCACCCGGCCAACGTGCTGGTGTGCGGCACCACGCCGGTGCTGATCGATTTCACCTCCGCCATGCGCACGCCGCGCTGGCTGCGCTGGCTGCCCCTGGTGCGCGAACTGCGCCGCAGCGACCTGGCCAACGTGGTGAAGATGCGCCAGCGCCTGATCGGCGAGGCGCCGACGCCGCGGGAAGCGCAGATGCTGGCGCCACCGCGCTGGGTCGACGCCATCCGCCTGGGCTGGAAGCGGGTCTATCGCCGCCTCAAGGGCTGATCGCGACGGCCGGCGCAGCCGCTCTTTTCGTACGCTATCGTGGCGGCCACGAAGGGGGACTTCATGGATAACGGCCGTCGGGGCATCGTCCCGCTGTTCTGCCTGCTCGTCATGGCGGGCAGCGTCCACGCGGGATCGCGCGCGTCCGATGACGGAACGTGCTGGAAGGCCGTCTTCCACGAACAGCTCAGCGGCGAGGTCCGCGAGAAGACCAGCAGCGGCGGCCCCTACGGCTACACGTACAGCTACGAAGGCGATTTCCGCTGGGTCGGCGAGCCCAAGGCTGCGCCCGTCGCGCAGGAGTTCGTCTTCTGCTTTCGCGAACGCCTGGACGACGGCGGCACGCTGACCGTGGGCGGCAAGCGCATCGAACTGGGGCGAGTCGGTTCGGTGAAGTTGCCGCCGCTGCTCCACGAGACCGCGAGCTACAGCTACACGTCCGCGCGCGACGACCGCGATTTCCCGACCCTCTACGGCTCCTTCAGCACGCCGGGCAAGCCGGACAGCAGCCTGGAGATCCAGCTCGACCGCATCCGCAAGACCGTCACCGTCGTGGCGCGCACCGTCAACGGCGACAAGCCCGTCGCCAGCTTCATGCAGGGCGAAGCCGCGCCCGTGGAACGTTAGCGCGGCTCGCAGTTGGCCGATGCGGCGCTATCGCCGCATCACGGGTTGCAGCCGCAAGCGCGCGCGCACACTCGAGAGCGACCAGCCCAGGTTCATGCCCGCCGCCGCCACCAGGATGGCCGCCGCGCCCACGATCTGCGCCGGCTGCAGGCGGTGCCCATAGGCGAGAAAATCCACCAGCAGCGCCGACACCGGATAGAGGAAGGACAGCGCGCCGGTCACGTGCGTGGGCAGCTTCTGGATCGCGCCGTACAGCAGGATGTACATCAGGCCGGTGTGCACGACGCCCAGCGTGATCAGGAACGCCCAGGCGCGGCCATCGCCCGGCAGCGAATGGAAGTCGGTGAACGGTGCCAGCAGCAGCACGCCCACGCTGACCTGGATCAGCGCGACCAGATGCGGCGGCGTGCCCGCCAACCGCTTGGTCGCCAGCGTCGCCAAGGCGTAGAAGAACGCAGCGCCGAAGGCCAACGCGACGCCCTGCACGAACGCCGGCCCCAGCGCGCCGGCACCGGGTTTGCCCTGCACGATCAGCAGCACGCCGCTGAACGACACCGCCAGCCAGGCGACCTTCGTCCACGTCAGCCGCTCGCCCAGGAACAGCGCCCCCAGCAGCACGAGGATGAAGGGCTGGGTGTTGTAGACCGCCGTGGCGACGGAGATCGACGCCCGCGGAAAGGCCGCGAACAGCAGCGCCCAGTTGGCGACGATGGCCGCGCCGCCGGCGATCGCCAGCCCCCACTGCCGCAGGGTCAGGCGGCGGAACAGGCCCAGCGCCGCGCACACCAGCAGCAAGGTCGCCGCACCGAATGCGCAGCGCCAGAACACGACGCTGGCAACGGGCTGCCCCGATTCGACGACGAACCAGCCGATCGTGCCCAGGATGGTCATGGCGACGGTCATCTCGACCGCCCCGCGTGTCTGCGCTTGCATGGAGCCTGCCTCGTGTGGGGAGGCTTCAGGATGGACGGCGGCCCGGGGGCATTCCAGACGAATGGAAAGCCATACTCGCCTATGCGCCTTACAATCCAAGGCAAAACACGGACATGACCCGATGAATGCCCTCGACCCCGTCGACCAGCGCATCCTCCAGCGATTGCTGGAGAACGCACGCATCTCCATGAAGGACCTGGCGGCCGAGGTCGGGCTGTCGCCGCCCAGCGTGACCGAGCGCGTCCGGCGGCTGGAGGAGCGCGGCGTGATCCGCGGCTTCACCGTGGAGCTCAATCCGGCGGCGCTGGGTTATCCGATGCAGGCCATCGTGCGCATCCGCCCGCTGCCCGGAAAGCTGCACATCGTGCAGGAACTCATCCAGGGCATTCCCGAGTTCGGCGAATGCGACAAGGTCACGGGCGACGACTGCTACATCGCGCGGCTGTACGTGACGTCGATGGAAGAGCTCGACGGGCTGCTCGACCGCATCGCCGACAAGGCCGAAGCCAGCACGTCGATCGTGAAGTCGCAGCCGATCCGCCGACGCCCGCCGCCGTTGGGCGCGGGGGCCTGAGGCAAGGCGAAGACGTCAGGCCGTCGCGTCGGCCAGACGCAGACGCGTGCGGGCGCGGCGGTGTTCGCGCAGCTTGAGGAAGGGGCGCTCCACCGCGTAATGCAGCGCGGCCCCGCCCGCCAGCGTGGTGAGCGCGTACACCGCGAACGTCAGCAGCCCGCGCCCCGCGAGCACCTCGCCCCACGCCGTGTCCACGGCATGGAACACCAGCTTGTGGCTGAGGTAGAGGCTGTAGGAAATCCCCGCGATCCACGCCACGCCCGGCAACGACCAGCGCCCGATCCAGCTGCGCGTGCCCGCGCCTGCCACCACCAGGCAGGCGATCGCCGCCGA encodes:
- a CDS encoding phosphotransferase, with amino-acid sequence MNANALPQDPRSLPPETRLLKRGERFLEPDVYVIDVDGRPTVVKDYGRYRRTLLSPLARLLVRREARVLGRLRGWRHAPALLGTIGGLALGIEFIPGVALGEVAMEAGSHVFQQLRGAVASLHAAGITHNDLHPANVLVCGTTPVLIDFTSAMRTPRWLRWLPLVRELRRSDLANVVKMRQRLIGEAPTPREAQMLAPPRWVDAIRLGWKRVYRRLKG
- a CDS encoding DMT family transporter, with translation MQAQTRGAVEMTVAMTILGTIGWFVVESGQPVASVVFWRCAFGAATLLLVCAALGLFRRLTLRQWGLAIAGGAAIVANWALLFAAFPRASISVATAVYNTQPFILVLLGALFLGERLTWTKVAWLAVSFSGVLLIVQGKPGAGALGPAFVQGVALAFGAAFFYALATLATKRLAGTPPHLVALIQVSVGVLLLAPFTDFHSLPGDGRAWAFLITLGVVHTGLMYILLYGAIQKLPTHVTGALSFLYPVSALLVDFLAYGHRLQPAQIVGAAAILVAAAGMNLGWSLSSVRARLRLQPVMRR
- a CDS encoding Lrp/AsnC family transcriptional regulator, encoding MNALDPVDQRILQRLLENARISMKDLAAEVGLSPPSVTERVRRLEERGVIRGFTVELNPAALGYPMQAIVRIRPLPGKLHIVQELIQGIPEFGECDKVTGDDCYIARLYVTSMEELDGLLDRIADKAEASTSIVKSQPIRRRPPPLGAGA